A window from Leptothermofonsia sichuanensis E412 encodes these proteins:
- a CDS encoding SLBB domain-containing protein, with protein MPSTTSRLSVVALSTLAALVAQELARTAHVTPSTLASLPESGDREGTKPLAPTKPELTQPIATPETLALPPLANSPKTPEWLNSPPPIQLSQSAPTGRSDAVKPGEISASGSNGLMSAPLLPPPLINSPLKTVDINHLPIDTFVAASLQQSASQVVTPARPKANRPLARKSTDSKATVATRSSKPPTRTTVQPLTLPDIQNHPSQKAIEALIQRGVIHGSQDGTFRPDAPVSDIEFQIMLRNAFKRSPETVATLQRPGDVVTRADAAEFIYSQLQRAESIAKAKTVVDDALIAPPGMTVAAVSTPEMVPETATAEKADPPSAPTPLASTPFPPLSPASSPTLPPAPQALPGPLPSRQVSTMPLQGTPATALTPAQEDYTLGAGDRIRVEIFGVPEYSRDYQIGVNGNLKLYLVGDLRVQGMTLVQAEKAIAARYARLVQRIKVDVTLTTPRPMNVAIAGEISRPGSYTVTTAEGAQFPTVTRLIQQAGGLTQSANPNVIYIRRPQANGTEQLITVDLWDLMKTGNIRQDLALRDRDSIFIPPASQINPADAAQLAAANFTASASQPINIAIVGEVARPGPYVLSRGRGGTGEGGGTGTGGGLVTVTQAIQQAGGITSLADLRNVQIKRTTRSSEPQIVTLNLWDMLKTGDLSQDLVLQQGDTITIPTATAINPAEASQLGSASFAPDTVRVNVVGEVVSPGVIQVPPNTTLNQAILAAGGFNNKRAYKKTVELIRLNPNGTATRLSIPVDLSRGIDEKNNPILRNNDIIVINRSGLARFTDTLDTILTPVNRLLPFFLLGL; from the coding sequence ATGCCGTCTACGACTTCCCGCCTTTCTGTTGTTGCTCTCAGTACGCTGGCAGCTCTGGTCGCTCAGGAGTTAGCCCGGACTGCCCATGTGACTCCCAGTACCCTGGCATCCTTGCCTGAATCGGGCGATCGGGAAGGGACCAAACCCCTTGCCCCGACCAAACCAGAATTAACGCAACCCATCGCCACGCCAGAAACCCTGGCCCTGCCTCCCCTGGCAAATAGTCCCAAAACCCCTGAGTGGTTGAACAGTCCCCCACCAATCCAGCTTTCCCAATCTGCCCCAACAGGACGTTCAGATGCGGTTAAGCCCGGTGAGATTTCAGCAAGCGGGTCCAATGGATTGATGTCAGCCCCCCTGTTGCCACCGCCCCTGATCAATTCCCCCTTGAAGACGGTGGACATCAATCATCTTCCGATTGATACCTTTGTGGCTGCTTCTCTCCAGCAGTCTGCCAGTCAGGTTGTCACGCCTGCCAGGCCCAAAGCGAACCGACCTTTAGCGCGAAAATCCACGGATTCTAAAGCAACGGTGGCAACCAGATCCTCGAAGCCACCGACCAGAACGACGGTTCAGCCTCTCACCTTACCGGATATCCAGAATCATCCTTCCCAGAAGGCGATTGAGGCACTGATCCAGCGCGGTGTGATCCACGGTTCCCAGGATGGCACGTTTCGCCCCGATGCCCCAGTATCCGACATTGAATTCCAGATTATGCTGCGGAATGCATTTAAACGTAGCCCGGAAACCGTTGCAACACTCCAGCGACCTGGCGATGTGGTCACCCGGGCAGATGCGGCAGAGTTCATTTACAGCCAGCTACAGCGGGCAGAGAGCATTGCCAAGGCAAAAACGGTGGTGGATGATGCCCTGATCGCTCCACCTGGGATGACTGTAGCGGCGGTTTCCACACCCGAAATGGTGCCTGAAACGGCGACGGCAGAAAAAGCAGACCCCCCATCTGCCCCAACGCCCTTAGCCAGCACTCCTTTTCCGCCTTTGTCTCCCGCCAGTTCTCCAACTCTTCCTCCTGCTCCCCAGGCATTGCCCGGCCCCCTCCCTTCCAGACAGGTCAGCACGATGCCACTCCAGGGGACGCCTGCTACCGCTCTAACGCCAGCCCAGGAGGACTATACCCTGGGAGCGGGCGATCGCATCAGAGTTGAAATATTTGGCGTCCCGGAATATAGCCGCGACTACCAGATCGGCGTGAATGGCAACCTCAAGCTTTACCTGGTGGGAGATTTGCGGGTTCAGGGAATGACCCTGGTACAGGCAGAGAAAGCCATTGCTGCCCGCTACGCCCGCCTGGTGCAGCGCATTAAAGTAGATGTCACCCTGACAACGCCGCGTCCCATGAATGTGGCGATCGCAGGAGAAATTAGCCGTCCCGGCTCCTACACCGTGACCACTGCCGAGGGTGCCCAGTTTCCCACCGTCACCCGCCTGATCCAGCAGGCGGGTGGCCTGACCCAATCCGCTAACCCCAACGTTATCTACATCCGCCGTCCCCAGGCAAACGGCACCGAACAACTGATTACCGTTGACCTGTGGGATTTGATGAAGACTGGGAATATTCGTCAGGATTTAGCTCTTCGCGATCGGGATAGCATATTCATTCCCCCTGCCAGCCAGATCAACCCGGCAGACGCCGCCCAGCTAGCTGCCGCCAACTTCACAGCCAGTGCCAGCCAGCCAATTAATATTGCGATCGTAGGGGAAGTTGCCCGTCCTGGTCCCTATGTCCTATCCAGGGGGAGAGGTGGTACTGGAGAAGGCGGTGGAACCGGCACAGGCGGTGGGTTGGTGACGGTTACCCAGGCAATTCAGCAGGCAGGTGGCATCACATCCCTGGCTGACTTGCGCAATGTCCAGATTAAACGCACCACCCGTTCCAGTGAACCCCAGATAGTCACCCTCAACCTGTGGGACATGCTGAAAACAGGCGACTTGAGTCAAGACCTGGTGTTGCAACAGGGAGACACCATTACCATCCCAACCGCTACTGCCATTAATCCAGCAGAAGCTTCTCAACTGGGGTCTGCCAGCTTTGCACCCGATACGGTCCGGGTGAATGTGGTTGGAGAGGTGGTCAGCCCTGGTGTGATTCAGGTTCCACCCAACACAACACTGAACCAGGCAATTCTGGCAGCCGGAGGATTCAACAACAAACGGGCTTATAAGAAAACCGTAGAACTCATCCGCTTGAATCCTAATGGAACCGCTACCCGACTTTCGATTCCAGTCGATCTGTCCCGTGGGATTGATGAGAAAAATAACCCCATCCTGCGGAATAACGACATCATCGTCATCAACCGCTCTGGTCTTGCCCGCTTCACCGATACCCTGGATACCATTCTGACTCCCGTGAACCGGCTCTTACCGTTCTTCTTACTGGGACTGTAA
- a CDS encoding cation:proton antiporter domain-containing protein — translation MSILPLTTVFLSLLPGPITDPVAIFLVIMAIMLVAPLLFERIRLPGIVGLILAGVVVGPHGLGILERDSTIVLLGTVGLLFLMFMAGLETSLDDLKYNADKAIIFGLATFTVPMVMGTIAMLLLGYSVLSAILVASCFASHTLLALPVVSKLGIMRSQPVTATLGATLITNVLALLVLAIVVKTHQGDLDIGFWLFLIPSLALYTFGTLWGVPRIGRWFFRRFGHDESAEFTFVVATLFVVSYLARVIEIEPIIGAFLAGIAITQLIPQLSPLMNRIQFIGNTLFVPFFLISVGMLVNPFILFQEPRSMLVAGVMVVVAIAAKFLPAWGAGKLFRFNFPNIMVMFGLSVAQAASTLAAITVAYNIKLVDQLTVNGTIAMILVTCIASPWVTAQWGQSNRIQEADTQLQQGGAEDSQTLPKYRILVPVANPSTEDNLLQLALILAKKTQGTLLPLHVLSDTQGPISTEAKLRQERLLAAAVTIANAAVTDVEPIGRVDGSIDRGILRTAQERNATLIICGWKGYSTYQDNFFGSVIDNVVRRTTVPVMIARFVQPIESTRRVFLAISDVEMTASSFQQTLVLTRTLATELKASLEVIQVISGSRQLGGVSEIPGLAEDVPIQRVRGNFVSRVSQILETDDLLVLTHNAHPEFLGVPTLGIAPEAIARQHPDVSIIVAHFPRQRQLLQPVT, via the coding sequence ATGAGCATTCTCCCCCTGACAACCGTGTTTCTTTCACTGTTACCCGGTCCGATTACCGATCCCGTCGCCATTTTTCTGGTTATTATGGCGATCATGCTGGTTGCGCCGCTCCTGTTTGAACGGATTCGCCTGCCTGGGATCGTGGGTTTGATTCTGGCAGGCGTGGTGGTGGGACCTCACGGACTGGGGATCCTGGAGCGAGATAGCACCATTGTTTTGTTGGGGACAGTGGGATTGCTATTTCTGATGTTTATGGCAGGGTTGGAAACCAGCCTGGATGATTTGAAATACAACGCGGACAAAGCAATCATTTTTGGTCTGGCAACCTTCACTGTGCCAATGGTGATGGGTACCATTGCCATGCTGCTGCTGGGTTATTCGGTGTTGTCAGCGATTTTAGTAGCCTCCTGTTTTGCGTCCCACACCCTGCTGGCTTTACCCGTCGTCAGCAAGCTGGGAATCATGCGATCGCAACCCGTCACAGCGACCTTGGGCGCTACCTTAATTACCAATGTCCTGGCATTGCTGGTGCTGGCAATTGTGGTCAAGACTCACCAGGGTGATCTGGACATTGGTTTCTGGTTATTTCTAATTCCTTCGCTTGCTCTGTATACTTTTGGTACTCTGTGGGGGGTTCCCAGAATCGGGCGCTGGTTTTTTCGCCGGTTTGGTCACGACGAAAGTGCCGAGTTTACCTTTGTGGTCGCTACCCTGTTTGTGGTGTCTTACCTGGCGCGAGTCATTGAGATTGAGCCAATCATTGGCGCATTTCTGGCGGGAATTGCGATTACCCAACTCATTCCCCAGCTCAGTCCGTTGATGAATCGGATTCAGTTCATTGGCAATACCCTGTTTGTGCCCTTTTTCCTGATCTCGGTGGGCATGCTGGTCAATCCCTTCATTCTGTTTCAAGAGCCAAGATCCATGCTGGTCGCTGGGGTGATGGTGGTCGTGGCGATCGCAGCGAAATTCCTGCCTGCCTGGGGTGCTGGCAAACTATTTCGGTTTAATTTCCCCAATATCATGGTCATGTTTGGGCTATCGGTGGCACAGGCAGCCTCCACGCTGGCAGCCATTACCGTTGCTTACAACATCAAACTGGTGGATCAACTGACCGTCAATGGCACGATTGCCATGATCCTGGTCACCTGCATTGCCTCTCCCTGGGTCACCGCCCAATGGGGGCAGAGCAATCGAATTCAGGAAGCGGATACCCAACTCCAGCAAGGAGGTGCGGAAGACTCGCAAACCCTCCCCAAATATCGGATCCTGGTTCCGGTTGCCAACCCCAGTACAGAAGACAACCTGTTACAACTGGCACTGATTCTGGCAAAGAAGACCCAGGGAACCCTGTTACCGCTCCATGTCCTCTCCGATACTCAGGGTCCAATTTCAACGGAGGCAAAACTCCGGCAGGAACGGTTACTTGCAGCGGCAGTTACCATTGCAAATGCGGCGGTAACGGATGTTGAACCCATCGGTCGGGTTGATGGCTCCATTGATCGGGGCATTTTGCGCACCGCTCAAGAGCGCAATGCCACTCTAATTATCTGTGGCTGGAAGGGATATTCCACCTATCAGGATAATTTTTTTGGCAGTGTAATCGATAATGTTGTGCGCCGGACTACAGTGCCTGTGATGATTGCCCGCTTCGTTCAACCGATTGAATCAACCCGACGGGTGTTTCTGGCCATCTCAGACGTTGAAATGACCGCCTCCAGTTTCCAGCAAACGCTGGTCCTGACGCGCACCCTGGCAACTGAGCTAAAGGCATCCCTGGAAGTGATCCAGGTGATCTCAGGTTCCCGCCAGCTGGGCGGGGTTTCTGAAATTCCTGGCTTGGCGGAAGATGTCCCAATTCAACGAGTACGGGGTAATTTCGTCAGTCGCGTTTCACAAATTTTGGAGACAGATGACCTGCTGGTTCTGACTCACAACGCCCATCCAGAGTTCCTGGGGGTGCCAACCCTGGGCATTGCTCCGGAGGCGATCGCCCGCCAGCATCCAGATGTCTCCATCATCGTTGCCCACTTTCCCCGCCAGCGCCAACTTTTGCAACCGGTTACCTGA
- a CDS encoding cation:proton antiporter domain-containing protein, producing the protein MATELTLIVEMVTVLGAAATGGFLANRLGQPVLLGYLLGGMLIGPAGFKLIALEGDIQVLSEIGVALLLFALGVEFSLKDLLRMRAIALGGGSLQIILTILLGGGLAYLTGWVTTIPKAIFLGAVLSLSSTAVVLKSLIERNEVQSNHGQIMLAILIVQDLGVGLMLAILPALTRPTNIIGIALFTAVLKALLFLGGAILVGKWVIPLLVRLLARSGSQELFLLGILILCLGIALLTSALGLGIEMGAFVAGLMISNVEYADHALDRVLPMRDVFATLFFASIGILIDPAFLLANSWVLLGLVAVTMIGKAMIATGVVSLFGYSLKTALMVGMGINQIGEFSFVLAGVAQNQGLFPPRLYGLTVGTTAVTLLITPFLLRATPHLLTWLEGLPWLNHLLRLNHTPHLFGLAEELVGHVVVVGYGRVGQTLVRMLYFQGYKILVIDNNEATLQTLRERGVPYLFGDAASTLVLEKANLPQAKAMAIALPDPMATRLTLNRALSLAPELDITVRAHVNEEIDVLYQLGAQEVVQPEFEASLEMGAHMLLKLGDSTFEVQQVVNRYRTGRYRDILPERAEYWGAADLESAIEGLQRHWYGLEAASPLVGLSLARANVRRLTGATIMAIERNKQLHRYPTGEMVMQAGDRLLVVGNPGEHSAFENLLKGEV; encoded by the coding sequence ATGGCAACAGAGTTGACCCTGATTGTGGAAATGGTAACGGTGCTGGGAGCCGCCGCCACTGGAGGATTTCTGGCAAATCGTCTGGGTCAACCCGTGCTGCTTGGCTACCTGCTGGGTGGCATGTTGATTGGACCTGCGGGGTTCAAGCTAATCGCCCTGGAAGGGGATATTCAGGTGCTCTCTGAAATTGGAGTTGCCCTGCTGCTGTTTGCCCTGGGAGTAGAGTTTTCCCTTAAAGATTTACTCCGAATGCGGGCGATCGCCCTGGGCGGCGGTTCCCTCCAAATTATCCTCACCATCCTGTTGGGAGGTGGGTTAGCTTACCTGACGGGCTGGGTGACCACCATTCCCAAAGCCATTTTTCTGGGAGCGGTGCTCTCCCTGTCCTCGACGGCTGTTGTGCTGAAGAGCCTGATCGAGCGCAATGAGGTGCAATCCAACCACGGGCAGATCATGCTGGCGATTCTGATTGTGCAGGATCTGGGCGTGGGATTGATGCTTGCCATCCTGCCAGCACTGACCAGACCAACCAACATCATTGGCATTGCCCTCTTCACTGCCGTGCTCAAAGCCCTTCTATTTCTGGGAGGAGCGATTCTTGTCGGAAAATGGGTAATCCCGCTGCTGGTGCGGTTGCTTGCTCGCAGTGGCTCCCAGGAATTGTTTTTGCTGGGAATTCTGATTCTCTGCCTGGGAATTGCCCTCCTCACGTCCGCTCTTGGACTGGGGATTGAAATGGGAGCGTTCGTTGCTGGCTTGATGATTTCCAACGTAGAGTATGCCGATCATGCCCTGGATCGGGTGCTGCCCATGCGGGATGTATTCGCCACCCTGTTTTTTGCTTCCATTGGCATTCTGATTGACCCTGCATTTTTGCTGGCAAATAGCTGGGTCTTACTGGGGCTGGTGGCAGTTACCATGATTGGTAAAGCCATGATTGCCACGGGAGTAGTCAGCCTGTTTGGCTATTCCCTCAAAACAGCCTTGATGGTCGGGATGGGGATCAACCAAATTGGTGAGTTTTCCTTCGTCTTGGCGGGGGTGGCACAGAACCAGGGGCTGTTTCCCCCTCGACTTTACGGACTGACGGTTGGAACCACGGCTGTCACCCTCCTGATTACGCCCTTTCTACTGCGGGCAACTCCCCACCTGCTGACGTGGTTAGAAGGACTACCGTGGCTCAATCATCTCCTGCGGTTAAACCATACCCCCCACCTGTTTGGACTTGCAGAGGAACTGGTGGGGCATGTGGTGGTGGTGGGCTATGGCAGAGTTGGGCAAACCCTGGTCCGAATGCTCTATTTCCAGGGCTACAAAATTCTGGTGATTGATAACAATGAGGCTACCCTGCAAACCTTACGGGAACGGGGCGTTCCTTACCTGTTTGGTGATGCGGCCAGCACCCTGGTGTTAGAGAAGGCCAATCTGCCCCAGGCAAAGGCCATGGCGATCGCCCTACCAGACCCGATGGCAACCCGCCTCACCCTGAACCGGGCACTCAGCCTCGCCCCCGAACTGGATATCACCGTGCGGGCACACGTCAACGAAGAAATTGATGTCCTTTACCAGCTCGGTGCCCAGGAAGTAGTGCAGCCAGAGTTTGAAGCATCCCTGGAAATGGGTGCCCACATGCTATTGAAACTGGGTGACTCCACCTTTGAAGTGCAGCAGGTGGTCAACCGTTACCGTACCGGACGCTATCGAGACATTCTGCCAGAGCGGGCGGAGTACTGGGGAGCCGCAGATCTGGAATCCGCGATCGAAGGCTTGCAAAGACACTGGTACGGGCTTGAGGCAGCCTCTCCCCTGGTTGGCTTAAGCCTCGCCCGGGCGAATGTACGTCGTTTGACGGGAGCCACCATTATGGCGATTGAGCGGAATAAACAGTTACACCGTTATCCCACGGGAGAAATGGTGATGCAGGCAGGCGACCGCCTCCTCGTCGTCGGCAACCCGGGGGAGCATAGCGCGTTTGAGAACCTGCTGAAAGGGGAAGTTTGA
- the cas1 gene encoding CRISPR-associated endonuclease Cas1, giving the protein MTNPILEFLRADNFALSWNKVAANQGCAGIDGETIAQFSQDPERRLSVLRQQVAHGTYRPLPLRQIFIPKPRGGWRELQVPSVRDRIVQQALLNVLHPMFEPQFEGCSYAYRPGRSHKMAVERITAHQRRGYQWVLDADIVSYFDHIGHDRLLAEVAERLPVEGRQQKATQYPARAQRLQTWPSAEFVALVLHLVQQWLSVGVLTREGVYFPQRGIPQGAVISPLLANVYLDDFDEAIDGTKLKLVRYADDFVVLGRKQQHVQAAREQVSQLLGEMGLVLHPDKTHLTNFEKGFRFLGHVFSGDLVLPMKKVTGPRPPDETNVRLGSDLRLVHTDAPVQNTQMEQAMLAALKASDKPIPPPLFVVLGYRVREPERVEITSNETIWRTGMSTLYLVHQGTTVKKEQGRYVVKLPKEEALEIPVREVERVLVFGNIQLTTAVIAECLENQVPVVFMSQLGDYKGHLWSAEYDDIGTELVQYQHQGDEGFKLATARAIVAGKLANSRQLLLRLNRKRQLPAVAEAIAVLAESLESSVQADSLNSLRGYEGLAAAKYFRALGALIVNPAFTFTDRNRRPPKDPVNSLLSFGYTLLFNNVLSLLLAEGLNPYLGNLHGSEKKQTFLAFDLVEEFRSPVVDSLVMRLINQKFLKPTDFTWPNAEGGIYLNDAARRPFLKQFEERLSLKVSHPDVAEPVSYRRVMQLQVQRYKRALLEGVPYEAFRKVN; this is encoded by the coding sequence ATGACCAACCCCATTTTGGAATTTCTCAGGGCTGACAATTTTGCCCTGTCCTGGAATAAGGTGGCAGCAAACCAGGGCTGCGCGGGGATAGATGGGGAAACCATCGCCCAGTTTAGCCAAGACCCAGAGCGCAGGCTGTCGGTGCTGCGGCAGCAGGTGGCCCACGGCACCTATCGCCCCCTACCCCTGCGACAGATTTTTATTCCCAAACCCCGCGGCGGCTGGCGCGAGTTGCAGGTGCCCAGTGTGCGCGATCGCATTGTGCAGCAAGCCCTGCTGAATGTGCTGCATCCCATGTTTGAGCCGCAGTTTGAGGGGTGCAGCTACGCCTACCGGCCCGGGCGATCGCACAAAATGGCCGTCGAGCGCATTACGGCCCATCAGCGGCGCGGCTACCAGTGGGTGCTGGATGCCGACATCGTTAGCTATTTTGACCACATTGGCCATGACCGGCTGCTGGCGGAGGTGGCAGAGCGGCTGCCAGTTGAAGGCAGACAGCAAAAGGCAACGCAATATCCAGCCAGGGCGCAGCGGTTGCAGACATGGCCCTCGGCAGAGTTTGTAGCGCTGGTGTTGCACCTGGTGCAGCAATGGCTATCGGTGGGCGTGCTGACACGGGAGGGGGTGTACTTTCCCCAGCGGGGCATCCCCCAGGGAGCCGTGATTTCGCCCCTGCTGGCCAATGTCTACCTGGATGACTTTGACGAGGCGATCGATGGCACCAAGCTGAAGCTGGTGCGCTACGCCGACGATTTTGTGGTGCTAGGGCGAAAACAGCAGCACGTTCAAGCCGCCAGGGAGCAAGTGTCGCAGCTTTTGGGGGAGATGGGGCTGGTCTTGCACCCTGACAAGACCCATCTCACCAATTTTGAAAAAGGGTTTCGGTTTTTGGGCCATGTGTTTAGCGGTGATCTGGTGCTGCCGATGAAAAAGGTGACAGGCCCCAGGCCACCGGATGAAACCAACGTCCGCTTGGGATCAGACCTGCGCCTGGTTCACACCGATGCGCCAGTGCAGAACACGCAGATGGAGCAGGCGATGCTGGCGGCGCTGAAAGCGTCCGACAAGCCCATACCGCCACCCCTGTTTGTGGTGCTGGGCTATCGGGTGCGCGAACCTGAACGGGTTGAAATCACATCAAACGAAACAATTTGGAGGACGGGGATGTCAACGCTATATCTGGTGCACCAGGGCACCACGGTCAAAAAAGAGCAGGGCCGCTATGTGGTCAAGCTGCCCAAGGAGGAGGCACTGGAGATTCCGGTGCGGGAGGTGGAGCGGGTGCTGGTGTTTGGTAACATTCAGCTCACCACGGCGGTGATTGCTGAATGTCTGGAAAACCAGGTGCCGGTGGTGTTTATGTCCCAACTGGGCGACTATAAGGGCCACCTGTGGAGTGCAGAATACGACGACATCGGTACGGAATTGGTGCAGTATCAGCATCAGGGGGATGAGGGCTTTAAGCTGGCCACCGCCCGCGCCATTGTGGCGGGCAAGCTGGCCAATTCGCGCCAGCTCTTGCTGCGGCTCAACCGCAAGCGCCAGCTTCCAGCGGTGGCCGAGGCAATTGCAGTCCTGGCAGAGTCGCTAGAGTCCAGCGTCCAGGCCGACAGCCTCAACAGCCTGCGGGGCTATGAGGGGCTGGCCGCAGCCAAGTATTTCCGTGCCCTGGGGGCACTGATTGTCAATCCGGCCTTTACGTTTACCGATCGCAACCGCCGCCCGCCCAAAGACCCGGTCAACTCACTGCTCAGCTTTGGCTACACGCTGCTGTTTAACAACGTCTTGAGTCTGCTGCTGGCAGAGGGGCTAAATCCCTACCTGGGCAACCTGCACGGGTCTGAGAAAAAGCAAACGTTTCTGGCCTTTGACCTGGTGGAGGAGTTTCGCTCGCCCGTGGTGGATAGCCTGGTGATGCGGCTGATCAACCAGAAGTTTTTGAAACCCACCGATTTCACCTGGCCCAATGCCGAGGGTGGCATCTACCTCAACGACGCTGCCCGCCGCCCTTTTCTCAAGCAGTTTGAAGAGCGGCTATCGCTAAAAGTGTCCCA